From one Orcinus orca chromosome 10, mOrcOrc1.1, whole genome shotgun sequence genomic stretch:
- the POLH gene encoding DNA polymerase eta isoform X2, with protein sequence MANGQDRVITLVDMDCFFVQVEQRQNPHLRNKPCAVAQYKSWKGGGIISVSYEARAFGVTRYMWAEDAKKLCPDLLLAQVRESHGKANLTKYREASVEVMEVMSRFAVIERASIDEAYVDLTSAVQERLQKLQEEMRKQGLLQWLDSLQTDNTTSPDLQLTVGAVIVEEMRAAIERQTGFQCSAGISHNKVLAKLACGLNKPNRQTLVSHGSVPQLFSQVPISKIRNLGGKLGASVIETLGVEYMGELTQFTESQLQSHFGEKNGSWLYAMCRGIEHDPVRPRQIPKTIACSKNFPGKTALAAREQVQWWLLQLAQELEERLIKDRNDNDRVATQLVVSIRVQGDRRLSSLRRCCALPRYDAHKMSHDAFALIRNCNTSGTQTEWSPPLTMVFLCATKFSASAPSPGTDITIFLSSDPSSPSKVPTTRSEDKTQENGPAVTTTKRATTSLESFFQKAAEKQKVKEASLSSLTATTQAPISNSPSKPSLPFQTSRTSGTEPFFKQKSLLLKQKQLTNVFFPPRKPQSSPKELPNCFPTECPDCAPVCEKMLKLGSFKATPAEMDLAQNSLSSLASLTSESALEVAQKAPTTSSLLAAEDQVPCEKCGSLVPVWEMPEHTDYHFALDLQKSFLQPHSNPRVAPASSPQGKRNPKSPLASRNKRPRPEGMQTLESFFKPLTH encoded by the exons ATGGCTAATGGACAAGACCGGGTAATTACTCTAGTGGACATGGACTGTTTTTTTGTTCAAGTGGAACAGCGGCAAAATCCTCATTTGAGGAATAAACCTTGTGCAGTTGCACAGTACAAATCATGGAAGGGTGGTGG AATCATTTCAGTAAGTTATGAAGCTCGTGCATTTGGGGTCACTAGATACATGTGGGCAGAAGATGCTAAGAAGTTATGTCCAGATCTTCTACTGGCACAAGTTCGTGAGTCCCATGGAAAAGCTAACCTCACCAA GTACCGGGAAGCCAGTGTGGAAGTGATGGAGGTAATGTCTCGTTTTGCTGTGATTGAACGTGCCAGCATTGATGAGGCTTATGTAGACCTGACCAGTGCTGTACAAGAGAGACTGCAAAAGCTCCAAG AGGAAATGCGAAAACAAGGCTTATTGCAATGGCTTGATTCTCTTCAGACTGATAACACCACCTCTCCAGACCTACAGCTCACTGTGGGAGCAGTGATCGTGGAGGAAATGAGAGCAGCCATAGAGAGGCAGACTGGTTTTCAGTGTTCAGCCGGGATTTCACACAATAAG GTTCTGGCAAAGCTGGCCTGTGGACTAAACAAGCCCAACCGGCAGACCCTGGTCTCACATGGGTCAGTCCCACAGCTCTTCAGCCAAGTGCCTATTAGCAAAAT cCGTAATCTTGGAGGAAAGCTAGGGGCTTCTGTCATTGAAACCCTGGGGGTAGAATACATGGGAGAACTGACCCAGTTCACTGAATCCCAGCTCCAGAGTCATTTTGGggagaagaatgg ATCTTGGCTATATGCCATGTGCCGGGGGATTGAACATGATCCAGTTAGACCCAGGCAAATACCCAAAACCATTGCCTGCAGCAAGAACTTCCCAGGAAAAACAGCTCTGGCTGCTCGGGAACAG GTACAATGGTGGCTTTTGCAATTAGCCCAGGAACTAGAGGAGAGACTAATCAAGGACCGAAATGAt AATGACAGGGTGGCCACTCAGTTGGTCGTGAGCATTCGCGTCCAAGGAGACAGACGTCTCAGCAGCCTGCGCCGCTGCTGTGCCCTTCCTCGCTATGATGCTCACAAGATGAGCCATGATGCATTTGCTCTCATCAGGAACTGTAACACTTCAGGAACCCAAACTGAATG GTCCCCTCCCCTTACAATGGTTTTCCTCTGTGCTACCAAAttctctgcctctgccccttCACCTGGCACAGACATCACCATCTTCTTGAGCAGTGACCCAAGTTCTCCGTCAAAGGTGCCAACTACCCGTTCAGAAGATAAGACCCAGGAAAATGGCCCAGCGGTGACAACCACTAAGAGAGCAACCACTTCTCTGGAATCATTCTTCCAGAAAGCTGCAGAAAAGCAGAAAGTCAAAGAAGCTTCACTTTCTTCTCTTACTGCCACTACGCAGGCCCCCATAAGCAATTCACCCTCCAAGCCCTCATTACCTTTCCAAACCAGTCGTACTTCAGGAACTGAGCCCTTCTTTAAACAGAAGAGTCTGCTTCTAAAGCAGAAACAGCTTACTAATGTTTTCTTCCCTCCACGAAAACCACAGTCCAGTCCTAAAGAgttaccaaattgttttccaacagAGTGTCCAGATTGTGCCCCTGTCTGTGAAAAGATGTTGAAGCTAGGATCCTTCAAAGCAACTCCTGCAGAGATGGACTTGGCCCAGAACAGCCTGAGCAGCCTTGCTTCTTTAACTTCCGAGTCTGCTCTGGAGGTGGCTCAGAAGGCACCTACTACCTCCAGTCTTCTGGCTGCTGAGGACCAAGTGCCCTGTGAGAAGTGTGGCTCTCTGGTACCAGTATGGGAGATGCCAGAGCATACAGACTATCACTTTGCGTTGGACTTGCAGAAATCCTTTTTGCAGCCCCACTCCAACCCCCGGGTTGCTCCTGCCAGTTCTCCTCAAGGCAAAAGAAATCCCAAGAGCCCTTTGGCCTCCAGGAATAAACGCCCTAGGCCTGAGGGCATGCAGACATTGGAATCATTTTTTAAGCCATTAACACACTAG
- the POLH gene encoding DNA polymerase eta isoform X1, producing MANGQDRVITLVDMDCFFVQVEQRQNPHLRNKPCAVAQYKSWKGGGIISVSYEARAFGVTRYMWAEDAKKLCPDLLLAQVRESHGKANLTKYREASVEVMEVMSRFAVIERASIDEAYVDLTSAVQERLQKLQGQPLSADLLPTTYIEGLPQSPTTAEGTVRKEEMRKQGLLQWLDSLQTDNTTSPDLQLTVGAVIVEEMRAAIERQTGFQCSAGISHNKVLAKLACGLNKPNRQTLVSHGSVPQLFSQVPISKIRNLGGKLGASVIETLGVEYMGELTQFTESQLQSHFGEKNGSWLYAMCRGIEHDPVRPRQIPKTIACSKNFPGKTALAAREQVQWWLLQLAQELEERLIKDRNDNDRVATQLVVSIRVQGDRRLSSLRRCCALPRYDAHKMSHDAFALIRNCNTSGTQTEWSPPLTMVFLCATKFSASAPSPGTDITIFLSSDPSSPSKVPTTRSEDKTQENGPAVTTTKRATTSLESFFQKAAEKQKVKEASLSSLTATTQAPISNSPSKPSLPFQTSRTSGTEPFFKQKSLLLKQKQLTNVFFPPRKPQSSPKELPNCFPTECPDCAPVCEKMLKLGSFKATPAEMDLAQNSLSSLASLTSESALEVAQKAPTTSSLLAAEDQVPCEKCGSLVPVWEMPEHTDYHFALDLQKSFLQPHSNPRVAPASSPQGKRNPKSPLASRNKRPRPEGMQTLESFFKPLTH from the exons ATGGCTAATGGACAAGACCGGGTAATTACTCTAGTGGACATGGACTGTTTTTTTGTTCAAGTGGAACAGCGGCAAAATCCTCATTTGAGGAATAAACCTTGTGCAGTTGCACAGTACAAATCATGGAAGGGTGGTGG AATCATTTCAGTAAGTTATGAAGCTCGTGCATTTGGGGTCACTAGATACATGTGGGCAGAAGATGCTAAGAAGTTATGTCCAGATCTTCTACTGGCACAAGTTCGTGAGTCCCATGGAAAAGCTAACCTCACCAA GTACCGGGAAGCCAGTGTGGAAGTGATGGAGGTAATGTCTCGTTTTGCTGTGATTGAACGTGCCAGCATTGATGAGGCTTATGTAGACCTGACCAGTGCTGTACAAGAGAGACTGCAAAAGCTCCAAGGTCAGCCTCTCTCAGCAGACTTATTGCCAACCACCTACATTGAAGGGTTGCCCCAAAGCCCTACAACAGCAGAAGGGACTGTTCGGAAAG AGGAAATGCGAAAACAAGGCTTATTGCAATGGCTTGATTCTCTTCAGACTGATAACACCACCTCTCCAGACCTACAGCTCACTGTGGGAGCAGTGATCGTGGAGGAAATGAGAGCAGCCATAGAGAGGCAGACTGGTTTTCAGTGTTCAGCCGGGATTTCACACAATAAG GTTCTGGCAAAGCTGGCCTGTGGACTAAACAAGCCCAACCGGCAGACCCTGGTCTCACATGGGTCAGTCCCACAGCTCTTCAGCCAAGTGCCTATTAGCAAAAT cCGTAATCTTGGAGGAAAGCTAGGGGCTTCTGTCATTGAAACCCTGGGGGTAGAATACATGGGAGAACTGACCCAGTTCACTGAATCCCAGCTCCAGAGTCATTTTGGggagaagaatgg ATCTTGGCTATATGCCATGTGCCGGGGGATTGAACATGATCCAGTTAGACCCAGGCAAATACCCAAAACCATTGCCTGCAGCAAGAACTTCCCAGGAAAAACAGCTCTGGCTGCTCGGGAACAG GTACAATGGTGGCTTTTGCAATTAGCCCAGGAACTAGAGGAGAGACTAATCAAGGACCGAAATGAt AATGACAGGGTGGCCACTCAGTTGGTCGTGAGCATTCGCGTCCAAGGAGACAGACGTCTCAGCAGCCTGCGCCGCTGCTGTGCCCTTCCTCGCTATGATGCTCACAAGATGAGCCATGATGCATTTGCTCTCATCAGGAACTGTAACACTTCAGGAACCCAAACTGAATG GTCCCCTCCCCTTACAATGGTTTTCCTCTGTGCTACCAAAttctctgcctctgccccttCACCTGGCACAGACATCACCATCTTCTTGAGCAGTGACCCAAGTTCTCCGTCAAAGGTGCCAACTACCCGTTCAGAAGATAAGACCCAGGAAAATGGCCCAGCGGTGACAACCACTAAGAGAGCAACCACTTCTCTGGAATCATTCTTCCAGAAAGCTGCAGAAAAGCAGAAAGTCAAAGAAGCTTCACTTTCTTCTCTTACTGCCACTACGCAGGCCCCCATAAGCAATTCACCCTCCAAGCCCTCATTACCTTTCCAAACCAGTCGTACTTCAGGAACTGAGCCCTTCTTTAAACAGAAGAGTCTGCTTCTAAAGCAGAAACAGCTTACTAATGTTTTCTTCCCTCCACGAAAACCACAGTCCAGTCCTAAAGAgttaccaaattgttttccaacagAGTGTCCAGATTGTGCCCCTGTCTGTGAAAAGATGTTGAAGCTAGGATCCTTCAAAGCAACTCCTGCAGAGATGGACTTGGCCCAGAACAGCCTGAGCAGCCTTGCTTCTTTAACTTCCGAGTCTGCTCTGGAGGTGGCTCAGAAGGCACCTACTACCTCCAGTCTTCTGGCTGCTGAGGACCAAGTGCCCTGTGAGAAGTGTGGCTCTCTGGTACCAGTATGGGAGATGCCAGAGCATACAGACTATCACTTTGCGTTGGACTTGCAGAAATCCTTTTTGCAGCCCCACTCCAACCCCCGGGTTGCTCCTGCCAGTTCTCCTCAAGGCAAAAGAAATCCCAAGAGCCCTTTGGCCTCCAGGAATAAACGCCCTAGGCCTGAGGGCATGCAGACATTGGAATCATTTTTTAAGCCATTAACACACTAG
- the POLH gene encoding DNA polymerase eta isoform X3 — MKLVHLGSLDTCGQKMLRSYVQIFYWHKFVSPMEKLTSPKEMRKQGLLQWLDSLQTDNTTSPDLQLTVGAVIVEEMRAAIERQTGFQCSAGISHNKVLAKLACGLNKPNRQTLVSHGSVPQLFSQVPISKIRNLGGKLGASVIETLGVEYMGELTQFTESQLQSHFGEKNGSWLYAMCRGIEHDPVRPRQIPKTIACSKNFPGKTALAAREQVQWWLLQLAQELEERLIKDRNDNDRVATQLVVSIRVQGDRRLSSLRRCCALPRYDAHKMSHDAFALIRNCNTSGTQTEWSPPLTMVFLCATKFSASAPSPGTDITIFLSSDPSSPSKVPTTRSEDKTQENGPAVTTTKRATTSLESFFQKAAEKQKVKEASLSSLTATTQAPISNSPSKPSLPFQTSRTSGTEPFFKQKSLLLKQKQLTNVFFPPRKPQSSPKELPNCFPTECPDCAPVCEKMLKLGSFKATPAEMDLAQNSLSSLASLTSESALEVAQKAPTTSSLLAAEDQVPCEKCGSLVPVWEMPEHTDYHFALDLQKSFLQPHSNPRVAPASSPQGKRNPKSPLASRNKRPRPEGMQTLESFFKPLTH, encoded by the exons ATGAAGCTCGTGCATTTGGGGTCACTAGATACATGTGGGCAGAAGATGCTAAGAAGTTATGTCCAGATCTTCTACTGGCACAAGTTCGTGAGTCCCATGGAAAAGCTAACCTCACCAA AGGAAATGCGAAAACAAGGCTTATTGCAATGGCTTGATTCTCTTCAGACTGATAACACCACCTCTCCAGACCTACAGCTCACTGTGGGAGCAGTGATCGTGGAGGAAATGAGAGCAGCCATAGAGAGGCAGACTGGTTTTCAGTGTTCAGCCGGGATTTCACACAATAAG GTTCTGGCAAAGCTGGCCTGTGGACTAAACAAGCCCAACCGGCAGACCCTGGTCTCACATGGGTCAGTCCCACAGCTCTTCAGCCAAGTGCCTATTAGCAAAAT cCGTAATCTTGGAGGAAAGCTAGGGGCTTCTGTCATTGAAACCCTGGGGGTAGAATACATGGGAGAACTGACCCAGTTCACTGAATCCCAGCTCCAGAGTCATTTTGGggagaagaatgg ATCTTGGCTATATGCCATGTGCCGGGGGATTGAACATGATCCAGTTAGACCCAGGCAAATACCCAAAACCATTGCCTGCAGCAAGAACTTCCCAGGAAAAACAGCTCTGGCTGCTCGGGAACAG GTACAATGGTGGCTTTTGCAATTAGCCCAGGAACTAGAGGAGAGACTAATCAAGGACCGAAATGAt AATGACAGGGTGGCCACTCAGTTGGTCGTGAGCATTCGCGTCCAAGGAGACAGACGTCTCAGCAGCCTGCGCCGCTGCTGTGCCCTTCCTCGCTATGATGCTCACAAGATGAGCCATGATGCATTTGCTCTCATCAGGAACTGTAACACTTCAGGAACCCAAACTGAATG GTCCCCTCCCCTTACAATGGTTTTCCTCTGTGCTACCAAAttctctgcctctgccccttCACCTGGCACAGACATCACCATCTTCTTGAGCAGTGACCCAAGTTCTCCGTCAAAGGTGCCAACTACCCGTTCAGAAGATAAGACCCAGGAAAATGGCCCAGCGGTGACAACCACTAAGAGAGCAACCACTTCTCTGGAATCATTCTTCCAGAAAGCTGCAGAAAAGCAGAAAGTCAAAGAAGCTTCACTTTCTTCTCTTACTGCCACTACGCAGGCCCCCATAAGCAATTCACCCTCCAAGCCCTCATTACCTTTCCAAACCAGTCGTACTTCAGGAACTGAGCCCTTCTTTAAACAGAAGAGTCTGCTTCTAAAGCAGAAACAGCTTACTAATGTTTTCTTCCCTCCACGAAAACCACAGTCCAGTCCTAAAGAgttaccaaattgttttccaacagAGTGTCCAGATTGTGCCCCTGTCTGTGAAAAGATGTTGAAGCTAGGATCCTTCAAAGCAACTCCTGCAGAGATGGACTTGGCCCAGAACAGCCTGAGCAGCCTTGCTTCTTTAACTTCCGAGTCTGCTCTGGAGGTGGCTCAGAAGGCACCTACTACCTCCAGTCTTCTGGCTGCTGAGGACCAAGTGCCCTGTGAGAAGTGTGGCTCTCTGGTACCAGTATGGGAGATGCCAGAGCATACAGACTATCACTTTGCGTTGGACTTGCAGAAATCCTTTTTGCAGCCCCACTCCAACCCCCGGGTTGCTCCTGCCAGTTCTCCTCAAGGCAAAAGAAATCCCAAGAGCCCTTTGGCCTCCAGGAATAAACGCCCTAGGCCTGAGGGCATGCAGACATTGGAATCATTTTTTAAGCCATTAACACACTAG